From a region of the Salvelinus fontinalis isolate EN_2023a chromosome 13, ASM2944872v1, whole genome shotgun sequence genome:
- the LOC129868068 gene encoding interferon regulatory factor 2-binding protein 1-like gives MSSASQASSRRQWCYLCDLPKMPWAMLWEFSEAVCRGCVNYDGADRIELLIETARQLKSSHGVLDGRSPGPQQGKPSSGGPMEGGRQHAERLDRVRGEYGVSPRLPNGLHRAEDVSMSEGSRQSPNTRRAMAGAIPALHGTIPHALIAQGLVGPPHGLLAPVLGTRAGGQQMAASSGPIMGDVSRRQVVSAMSLGAGASALVGLEAGWRNGEVMAELAESARSRAEGWPNRPKVVREVLVTLCGCAPFSVRFRKDHNLVGRILAFEAGAGPEFELKVFVEYPSGSGIVFSGITELVRQMFRDSNKDAGKAVNSGLRYVEYERRQGAGDWRALTELLSDGVRSFKEPPMPDVLPQLYADGGMPMAPAARSAPPKGAARRRKASPGSENGDSEGRPMGDHPARDPWPRGAYPGMEPLGSGMPNPQDGPPRSHSQPSPISALMGVADSLSSNQMSRDGPGMSSAHSSASGRPTSGSPSSASAAVSQAVMGQGGPSTTSVGESGSGALLCCTLCRERLEDTHFVQCPSVPHHKFCFPCTRGSIRSQGNGGEVYCPSGERCPLAGSTVPWAFMQGEISTILAGDGDVMVKKENDP, from the coding sequence ATGTCGTCTGCCTCACAGGCATCATCTAGGCGGCAATGGTGCTATCTCTGCGATCTGCCCAAGATGCCCTGGGCCATGCTCTGGGAATTCAGCGAAGCTGTTTGCCGGGGATGTGTGAACTACGACGGGGCAGACAGAATCGAGCTTCTAATTGAGACGGCCAGGCAGTTGAAGAGCAGCCACGGTGTTTTGGACGGAAGGTCCCCAGGCCCTCAGCAAGGCAAACCCAGCTCAGGTGGGCCAATGGAAGGAGGGAGGCAGCACGCAGAGCGTTTAGACAGGGTTAGGGGGGAGTATGGAGTTTCCCCCCGTCTTCCCAATGGTCTGCACAGAGCTGAGGATGTGAGTATGTCAGAAGGGAGCAGGCAGAGCCCCAACACCAGACGGGCTATGGCTGGGGCCATACCTGCTCTACATGGGACCATACCTCATGCTTTGATAGCCCAGGGGTTAGTGGGGCCCCCTCACGGCTTGTTGGCCCCCGTTCTAGGCACCAGGGCTGGGGGCCAACAGATGGCTGCCTCCTCTGGCCCTATAATGGGTGATGTTAGTAGGCGTCAGGTAGTGTCAGCTATGTCACTGGGAGCTGGTGCCTCTGCTCTGGTGGGTCTGGAAGCAGGCTGGAGGAATGGGGAGGTCATGGCTGAGCTAGCGGAGAGCGCCAGGAGCCGGGCAGAGGGCTGGCCCAACCGCCCCAAAGTGGTACGAGAAGTCCTGGTGACCCTCTGTGGCTGTGCCCCCTTCAGCGTGCGCTTCAGGAAAGACCACAACTTGGTGGGGCGCATCCTCGCTTTCGAAGCCGGGGCCGGGCCCGAGTTTGAGCTGAAGGTGTTTGTGGAGTACCCCAGCGGCTCTGGAATAGTGTTCTCTGGCATCACGGAGCTGGTCAGGCAGATGTTCCGTGACTCTAACAAAGACGCAGGCAAAGCAGTGAACTCTGGGCTGCGCTATGTGGAATACGAGAGGCGGCAGGGCGCTGGGGACTGGCGTGCACTCACTGAGCTCCTGAGCGACGGCGTGCGTTCATTTAAGGAGCCACCGATGCCCGATGTTCTTCCACAGTTGTATGCAGATGGCGGCATGCCAATGGCGCCTGCCGCTCGCTCTGCACCTCCAAAGGGTGCTGCACGGCGACGCAAAGCATCCCCTGGCTCAGAAAACGGAGATAGTGAAGGAAGGCCCATGGGGGATCACCCAGCCAGGGATCCCTGGCCTCGAGGTGCCTATCCAGGCATGGAGCCCCTGGGCTCAGGCATGCCCAACCCCCAGGACGGCCCACCCCGCTCCCACAGCCAGCCCTCACCCATCTCAGCGCTCATGGGAGTGGCCGACAGCCTGAGCTCCAACCAGATGTCCCGAGATGGCCCCGGCATGTCCTCGGCCCACTCCTCCGCATCTGGCCGCCCAACCAGTGGCAGTCCCTCCTCAGCCTCTGCCGCAGTCTCCCAGGCAGTTATGGGCCAAGGGGGGCCAAGCACCACCAGCGTCGGGGAGTCTGGAAGCGGCGCCCTGCTCTGCTGCACCCTTTGCCGAGAGCGTCTGGAGGACACTCATTTTGTCCAGTGTCCATCTGTCCCGCACCACAAATTCTGCTTCCCATGCACGCGTGGCTCCATCCGCAGCCAGGGCAACGGAGGAGAGGTGTACTGCCCCAGCGGCGAGCGCTGCCCTCTGGCTGGATCCACCGTGCCCTGGGCCTTCATGCAGGGAGAGATCTCCACCATCCTTGCCGGAGACGGAGACGTGATGGTAAAGAAGGAGAACGACCCCTGA
- the LOC129868069 gene encoding calcium uptake protein 2, mitochondrial-like, translated as MASWGRAAGVLRNFLRRSWSYRALHRALGPGILGSLIGSGLIYYHYELSKRFFPFTVHAEEEKFLPVFQLSARRMCFNQFASMTYNKELYMTPRDFLFSIMLENVDRKLPKKALTKKEVDKMLDAASRVQAGNSLFRNFGDDGLISYTEYLFLLTILTKPHTGFHIAFKMLDIDGNEHVDRKEFLKLKKIIGKRKETVPKEGATDMKPVAEGDDVNTTLQAFFFGRNGENKLQYKGFCRFMEDLQAEVQEMEFLQFSKGMDTMRREDFAEWLLHYTNEEANEAYWENMRKRIPAGQSITFDEFKAFCLFTNNLEDFAFSVKMISEANRPIGMVQFRRAVKIATGHDLSENVLDTVFKIFDLDGDNCLSHKEFIGVMEDRVLRGLKVQPQRGITNYWKCVKRETLKGAQEALRDTGSPF; from the exons ATGGCTAGCTGGGGAAGGGCTGCTGGAGTTTTGAGAAACTTTTTGAGGAGATCTTGGTCGTACAGAGCGCTGCATCGTGCCTTGGGACCTGGCATTTTGGGGTCTCTCATTGGAAGCGGACTGATATATTATCACTATGAACTGAGCAAGAGGTTTTTTCCCTTCACCGTTCATGCCGAGGAGGAAAAG TTTCTTCCAGTGTTCCAGCTGTCTGCCAGACGGATGTGCTTCAACCAGTTTGCTTCCATGACGTACAATAAGGAACTCTACATGACACCAAGGGATTTCCTCTTCTCAATCATGTTGGAGAATGTCGACC GTAAATTACCAAAGAAAGCTCTAACCAAAAAG GAGGTGGATAAGATGCTGGATGCTGCCTCACGGGTCCAGGCAGGTAACAGTCTGTTCAGAAACTTCGGAGACGATG GTCTGATATCCTACACAGAGTACCTGTTCCTGTTGACTATTCTGACCA AGCCACACACAGGATTTCATATAGCTTTCAAAATGCTTGATATTGATGGCAATGAGCATGTGGACAGAAAGGAGTTTCTCAAG CTCAAGAAAATCATTGGGAAAAGAAAAGAGACGGTGCCTAAGGAAGGTGCCACAGACATG AAACCAGTCGCAGAGGGGGATGATGTGAACACTACACTGCAGGCCTTCTTCTTTGGCAGGAATGGTGAAAACAAGCTTCAGTACAAGGGATTTTGCAG GTTCATGGAGGACCTTCAGGCGGAGGTGCAGGAGATGGAGTTCCTGCAGTTCTCCAAGGGTATGGACACCATGCGGCGGGAGGACTTTGCCGAGTGGCTGCTGCACTACACCAACGAGGAAGCCAACGAGGCCTACTGGGAGAACATGAGGAAGAGGATCCCCGCGGGCCAG AGCATCACATTTGATGAGTTCAAAGCATTCTGCCTCTTCACCAACAACCTGGAGGACTTTGCCTTCTCCGTGAAAATGATAAGTGAAGCCAACCGACCTATCGGAATGG TCCAATTTAGGCGAGCTGTGAAGATTGCCACAGGGCACGACCTCTCTGAGAACGTGCTGGACACTGTGTTCAAGATCTTTGACCTGGACGGCGATAACTGTCTGAGCCACAAGGAGTTTATCGgagtgatggaagacagagtACTGCGCGGCTTGAAG GTGCAACCCCAGCGTGGCATCACAAATTACTGGAAGTGTGTGAAGAGGGAGACCCTAAAGGGGGCCCAAGAGGCCCTCCGGGACACCGGAAGCCCTTTTTGA